A genomic segment from Candidatus Micrarchaeia archaeon encodes:
- a CDS encoding DUF2070 family protein, with protein MKEKKDNSQKAINLTKYLITLPDSTTTIFFIILLSILFGVIFGIISKNIHTWHTVLASMGNGLFSLTVPTIISALLIFAIKRKILLKRILFLCFITMIIYSISYATSLLFSEPINIIIILIGFGIVFAFWYLIFNTVFGLNKLAIVFALIQLFLNSLFLLVGEYIYTGNNPLDFLIKIYFASAIFFIGIYVFLLLVNAPMKRVFGIKSTEAFNLFLSQWMHQSKGLEETFESIGQTIETQVGVARFKGKKQDILFIVPYIHFGPFGNLGGSEFSYLIAEQFKDKICFVFHGTATHDFNPVASDELSKIINAIKNGINNMKLKPVKAQLKYCSYKSCICHS; from the coding sequence ATGAAAGAAAAAAAAGATAATTCACAAAAAGCTATTAATTTAACAAAATATTTAATCACATTACCAGATAGTACAACTACAATATTCTTTATTATTTTATTAAGCATTCTTTTTGGAGTTATATTTGGGATAATATCAAAAAATATTCACACTTGGCATACTGTTTTAGCATCAATGGGGAATGGATTATTTTCATTAACTGTTCCAACAATAATTTCTGCTTTATTAATATTTGCCATTAAAAGAAAAATATTACTTAAAAGAATATTATTTTTGTGTTTTATTACTATGATTATATACTCTATATCCTATGCAACTTCTTTATTATTTTCAGAACCAATAAATATAATTATTATTTTAATCGGTTTTGGAATTGTTTTTGCTTTTTGGTACTTAATATTTAATACTGTGTTTGGTTTAAATAAATTGGCCATAGTTTTTGCATTAATACAACTATTTTTGAATAGTCTTTTTTTACTTGTTGGGGAATATATTTATACTGGCAATAACCCCTTAGATTTTTTAATTAAAATATATTTTGCATCTGCAATTTTCTTTATTGGAATTTATGTATTCTTACTATTAGTAAATGCACCTATGAAACGAGTATTTGGTATAAAAAGTACTGAAGCATTTAACTTATTTTTATCCCAGTGGATGCACCAATCAAAAGGATTAGAAGAAACTTTTGAAAGCATAGGTCAAACAATAGAAACACAAGTTGGAGTAGCAAGATTCAAAGGAAAAAAACAAGATATTCTATTTATAGTCCCGTATATACATTTTGGCCCTTTTGGGAATTTGGGAGGAAGTGAATTTTCATATTTAATTGCAGAACAATTTAAAGATAAAATTTGTTTTGTTTTTCATGGCACGGCAACCCATGATTTTAATCCAGTTGCATCAGATGAACTTTCTAAAATAATAAATGCAATAAAAAATGGAATAAACAACATGAAACTAAAACCAGTAAAAGCTCAATTAAAATACTGCTCTTATAAAAGTTGCATTTGTCATTC
- a CDS encoding NMD3-related protein produces the protein MEKICPKCGASSNNKEFIDSFCVDCIKIKLEPPKEIEVYLCKECNKFRINNIWVPFSLDLLEKEIKKQTKGDFDNMVLFFDEEKKIGELKYTVLVGDNVVEIKKSIEIDIHNDLCRDCSRLRGGYYEAIIQIRGEDANKIEKLSEKIKKLIIREGIFVSKTVNLKEGIDVFVSNKLKSIEILTELKLKFKRTRTLYGVKKSGLKKGMRSYRDTFLVRV, from the coding sequence ATGGAAAAAATATGTCCAAAATGTGGGGCTTCAAGTAATAATAAAGAATTTATTGATTCATTTTGCGTGGATTGTATTAAAATTAAACTTGAACCACCAAAAGAGATTGAGGTTTATTTATGTAAAGAATGTAATAAATTTAGAATAAATAATATTTGGGTTCCTTTTTCTTTAGATTTGTTGGAAAAAGAAATAAAGAAACAAACTAAAGGAGATTTTGATAATATGGTATTATTTTTTGATGAAGAGAAAAAAATCGGAGAATTAAAATATACGGTTTTGGTTGGGGATAATGTTGTTGAAATAAAAAAGAGTATAGAAATTGATATACATAATGATTTATGTAGAGATTGTTCTAGATTACGTGGTGGGTATTATGAAGCAATAATTCAAATTCGAGGAGAAGACGCTAATAAAATAGAAAAACTTTCAGAAAAAATAAAAAAATTAATTATAAGGGAAGGAATTTTTGTTTCGAAAACTGTTAATTTAAAAGAAGGGATAGATGTTTTTGTTTCAAATAAACTTAAATCAATTGAAATACTAACTGAATTGAAATTAAAGTTTAAAAGAACTAGAACGTTATATGGGGTTAAAAAATCTGGTCTTAAAAAGGGAATGCGAAGTTATAGAGATACTTTTTTAGTACGTGTTTAA
- a CDS encoding ACT domain-containing protein, protein MKKELLLTVKSRVGLIADLSFILGSAHINIEDIHVVTIGDKAIINLKVSDDKKALEILEKNGYAPVVYEGLVVTINNAPGELAKVSKILADNKIQITRMDIIQQNQEKAVVSFDLDKMKKAKKVLEEFIV, encoded by the coding sequence ATGAAAAAAGAACTTTTATTGACTGTTAAATCAAGAGTTGGGTTAATTGCTGATTTATCATTTATTTTAGGTTCTGCACACATTAATATCGAAGATATTCATGTAGTTACTATTGGAGATAAAGCAATTATAAATTTGAAAGTATCTGATGATAAAAAAGCTCTTGAAATTTTAGAGAAAAATGGGTATGCACCAGTAGTTTATGAAGGACTAGTAGTTACTATAAATAATGCCCCTGGAGAATTAGCAAAAGTTTCAAAAATTTTAGCAGATAATAAAATTCAAATTACGAGAATGGATATTATTCAACAAAACCAAGAGAAAGCAGTAGTTTCATTTGATTTAGATAAAATGAAAAAAGCAAAGAAAGTTCTTGAGGAATTTATAGTTTAA
- a CDS encoding NFACT family protein, whose product MENKREMTSFEYTFIIKELQALIGKKVNKIYELDENIFRFKIKGEDLIIELGKRMHLTKFIDQAPEKPSNFTMFLRKKFNNATITKIYQYNTDRVFIIELETKENKYKIILEMFSKGNLIILDEENKIISPYHREDWKDRIIRRNEKYLFPKTESFPLTPKLSELEKLLNEKYIIVCLSKLPLGTIYIKQILKEVKINEKKQGNLLTSEEKKKIIKSIEELVNNASPHAIIENEEIIDFSLYNSSKKFDTLNEILDKYYCSLKEEIEEESNEIKKLKNRLKKQEEHQAELKKQEEIYKKNGDLIYEKYSQLEKVVNWVRSKIEEKKWDEIEEELKKINAKIDKKTKEIEIKL is encoded by the coding sequence ATGGAAAACAAAAGAGAAATGACAAGTTTTGAATATACGTTTATAATTAAAGAACTTCAAGCACTTATTGGAAAAAAAGTAAATAAAATTTATGAACTCGATGAAAATATATTTAGATTTAAAATTAAAGGAGAAGATTTAATAATTGAATTGGGAAAACGAATGCATTTAACGAAATTTATAGATCAAGCACCGGAAAAACCTTCAAATTTTACTATGTTTTTAAGAAAAAAATTTAATAACGCAACAATAACTAAAATTTATCAATATAATACGGATCGTGTTTTTATTATTGAATTAGAAACAAAGGAAAACAAATATAAAATAATTTTAGAAATGTTTTCAAAAGGGAATTTAATTATTCTTGATGAAGAAAATAAAATAATCTCCCCATATCATAGAGAAGACTGGAAAGATAGAATAATAAGAAGAAATGAAAAATATTTATTTCCCAAAACAGAAAGTTTTCCTTTAACTCCTAAATTAAGTGAATTAGAAAAATTATTAAATGAAAAATATATTATTGTCTGTTTATCAAAACTACCTTTAGGCACTATATATATTAAACAAATATTAAAAGAAGTTAAAATAAATGAAAAAAAACAAGGAAATTTATTAACCTCAGAAGAAAAAAAGAAAATTATAAAATCAATAGAAGAATTGGTTAACAATGCTTCTCCACACGCAATTATTGAAAATGAAGAGATAATAGATTTTTCATTGTATAATTCAAGTAAAAAATTTGATACATTAAATGAGATATTGGATAAATACTACTGTTCTTTAAAGGAAGAAATTGAAGAAGAATCAAACGAAATTAAAAAATTAAAAAATAGATTAAAAAAACAAGAAGAACATCAAGCTGAATTAAAAAAACAAGAAGAAATATATAAAAAAAATGGGGATTTAATCTATGAAAAATATTCACAATTAGAAAAAGTAGTTAATTGGGTTCGTTCAAAAATAGAAGAAAAGAAATGGGATGAGATTGAAGAAGAATTAAAAAAAATAAACGCAAAAATAGATAAAAAAACAAAGGAAATAGAAATTAAACTATAA
- a CDS encoding elongation factor EF-2, which translates to MARKEFIVEEVQKIMKDVNHVRNIAIVAHVDHGKTTMTDSLVSRAGLINKETAGEQRVMDFDEQEQARGITINSANISLAFSYENDNYLVNLIDTPGHVDFGGHVTRALRAIDGIVLVIDAVEGIMPQTETVLRQAMKERAKPTVFVNKVDRLIKELKLTPEAMQEKLIKIITGVNILIDKFGPPEYKQSWHIGVEKGNICFGSAFLKWAVSINSMKKSNIGFKEIIDLCAGGNDAELVKKSPIDEVLLGMVIEHLPNPLTAQKYRIPQIWKGDLESELGKNMVTCNSEGKAVGVVVGVVNDPHAGEVALVRLFSGKVSKSKELFLASKLKSEKIQQIGIYMAKDRVVCEEIIAGNIVGIVGLKDIYVGETVSEGEIEPFEQIKHYSEPVITKSIEAKDSKDLARLIQVLRSLSKEDPTLKVTINQETGEHLISGMGELHLEIIEYKIRNEKKLPIITSPPIVVYRESITAGFGPLEGKSPNKHTKLQFSVEPLEKNIIEAIENQAINQGKPKGKISIDKMIEAGMGRDEAKRVIDVYGNNILIDDSVSVQYLNEIMELIIQGFEEAMSKGPLSHEKVVGVKVRLLDGSIHEDPVHRGPAQILPTVRRPIYACMLSANMILQEPKQNILVQVPHEYSNAVITLMQGKRGQLINMEQEGEISAVTMKVPVAELFGFSNNIRGTTQGKAIWYQEYAGYEQVPKNLQDQIVTSIRKRKGEKPEPPIAKEFMDA; encoded by the coding sequence ATGGCTAGAAAAGAATTTATTGTAGAAGAAGTTCAAAAAATTATGAAAGATGTAAATCACGTTAGAAATATAGCAATTGTTGCACATGTAGATCATGGAAAGACAACAATGACTGATTCCTTGGTATCAAGAGCTGGATTGATAAATAAAGAAACTGCTGGAGAACAAAGAGTTATGGATTTTGATGAACAAGAACAAGCAAGAGGAATTACAATTAATTCTGCAAATATATCTCTAGCTTTCTCTTATGAAAATGATAATTACTTAGTTAATTTAATTGATACGCCTGGACACGTTGATTTTGGTGGCCATGTAACAAGAGCTTTGAGAGCAATTGATGGAATTGTATTGGTTATTGACGCAGTTGAAGGAATTATGCCCCAAACTGAAACAGTTTTAAGACAAGCAATGAAAGAAAGAGCAAAACCCACTGTTTTTGTAAACAAAGTTGATAGATTAATTAAAGAATTAAAATTAACTCCTGAAGCAATGCAGGAAAAATTAATAAAAATTATAACTGGGGTTAATATTTTAATTGATAAATTTGGTCCTCCAGAATATAAACAATCATGGCACATTGGAGTTGAAAAAGGCAATATTTGTTTTGGATCTGCATTCTTAAAATGGGCTGTTTCAATTAATTCTATGAAAAAGTCAAACATTGGATTTAAAGAAATAATTGATTTGTGCGCAGGAGGAAATGACGCAGAATTAGTAAAAAAATCACCTATAGATGAAGTTTTACTTGGAATGGTAATCGAACACTTACCTAATCCATTAACTGCTCAAAAATACAGAATCCCACAAATATGGAAAGGAGATTTAGAATCAGAATTAGGAAAAAATATGGTTACTTGCAATTCAGAAGGAAAAGCAGTTGGTGTAGTTGTTGGAGTAGTTAATGACCCACATGCTGGTGAAGTTGCATTAGTAAGATTATTTTCAGGAAAAGTATCAAAAAGTAAAGAATTATTTTTAGCTTCTAAATTAAAAAGTGAAAAAATCCAACAAATAGGTATTTACATGGCTAAAGATAGAGTCGTATGCGAAGAAATTATTGCAGGTAATATTGTTGGTATTGTTGGATTAAAAGATATTTATGTTGGAGAAACAGTATCAGAAGGAGAAATAGAACCTTTTGAACAAATTAAACATTATTCAGAACCAGTTATTACTAAATCAATTGAAGCAAAAGACAGCAAGGATTTAGCAAGATTAATCCAAGTATTAAGGTCTTTATCTAAAGAAGATCCAACTTTAAAAGTAACAATTAATCAGGAAACAGGAGAACATTTAATTTCAGGTATGGGAGAATTACATTTAGAAATTATCGAATATAAAATCAGAAATGAAAAGAAATTACCAATAATAACTTCTCCCCCAATTGTAGTTTATAGAGAATCTATAACTGCCGGATTTGGGCCACTTGAAGGAAAGTCTCCAAATAAACATACTAAATTACAATTCAGTGTAGAACCACTAGAAAAAAATATAATTGAAGCAATTGAAAATCAAGCAATAAATCAAGGAAAACCAAAAGGAAAAATATCTATAGATAAAATGATTGAAGCAGGGATGGGAAGAGATGAAGCAAAAAGAGTAATCGATGTATATGGTAATAATATTTTAATTGATGACTCAGTTAGTGTCCAGTATTTAAATGAAATTATGGAATTAATTATTCAAGGATTTGAAGAAGCAATGAGTAAAGGTCCATTATCTCATGAAAAAGTTGTTGGAGTTAAAGTAAGATTATTAGATGGTTCAATACATGAAGACCCAGTACACAGAGGACCTGCACAGATTCTTCCAACTGTAAGAAGACCAATATATGCTTGTATGCTATCTGCGAATATGATATTACAAGAACCAAAACAAAATATTCTCGTACAAGTACCACACGAATATTCAAATGCAGTTATTACCTTAATGCAAGGTAAAAGAGGACAATTAATTAATATGGAACAAGAAGGAGAAATATCTGCAGTCACAATGAAAGTACCAGTAGCAGAATTATTTGGTTTCTCAAATAATATTAGAGGAACTACACAAGGAAAAGCAATTTGGTATCAAGAATATGCAGGATATGAACAAGTTCCTAAAAACTTACAAGATCAAATAGTAACTTCAATAAGAAAAAGGAAAGGTGAAAAACCTGAACCCCCAATAGCAAAAGAATTTATGGATGCTTAA
- the cca gene encoding CCA tRNA nucleotidyltransferase, translating to MADAKINSVLNKALKNIIPSKSETDKDKKILEEVFDLLKSATPSYVKVVLVGSVAKETQLKNKKDFDVFLLFPKRYTKDKLEKVGLKSAKKAFSKYPCKKAYAEHPYLKVEYKGYDIDVVPAYNISDIKDKGTAVDRSPLHSEYINSHLSNKQKNEVRLLKQFMKSQNIYGAEIRIEGFSGYLCELLIVKYSSFFDLIKNASNWEIPMIIDIENYYKNNLIEMFPNVPMIVIDPVDKDRNVAAVVSSTSLSVFIFSCRQFLKNPNINFFLRKTKNISNGQLKKIIENRQTDILVISFKAPDLVEDTLWPQLRKTAVALKNYFRKQGFEKFGYYYWSDEKECIIMFEFLISKLPGVVKYIGPKITQEKHVESFINSHKKALDIHIEHDYICAVEKRKVSDIKQAFKQALKAKIGIPKVFLPIIKKSKLLSKNYLIKKEYKQIAIEYFTRTIR from the coding sequence ATGGCAGATGCTAAAATCAACAGTGTTCTTAATAAAGCGCTTAAAAATATAATACCTTCAAAGAGCGAAACAGATAAAGACAAAAAAATATTAGAAGAGGTTTTTGATTTATTAAAAAGCGCGACTCCTTCGTATGTTAAAGTGGTATTAGTAGGAAGTGTAGCTAAAGAAACTCAATTAAAAAACAAAAAAGATTTTGATGTTTTTCTATTATTTCCTAAGAGATATACAAAAGATAAATTAGAAAAAGTGGGATTAAAAAGTGCAAAAAAAGCTTTTTCAAAATATCCTTGTAAAAAAGCATATGCTGAACACCCATATTTAAAAGTAGAGTATAAAGGATATGATATTGATGTTGTTCCTGCTTATAATATTAGTGATATAAAAGATAAAGGAACAGCAGTTGATAGGTCTCCTTTACATTCTGAGTATATAAATTCTCACCTAAGCAATAAACAAAAAAATGAAGTTAGATTATTAAAACAATTTATGAAAAGTCAAAATATATATGGTGCAGAAATAAGAATTGAAGGTTTTTCAGGATATTTATGTGAATTATTAATAGTTAAATATAGTTCATTTTTTGATCTTATAAAAAACGCTTCTAATTGGGAAATACCTATGATTATAGATATTGAAAATTATTATAAAAATAATTTAATAGAAATGTTTCCAAATGTACCTATGATTGTTATTGATCCAGTAGATAAAGATAGAAATGTTGCAGCAGTAGTTTCTTCTACTTCTTTAAGTGTTTTTATATTTTCCTGTAGACAATTTCTTAAAAATCCAAATATTAATTTTTTCTTAAGAAAAACAAAAAATATTTCAAATGGTCAGTTAAAAAAAATAATTGAAAATAGACAAACAGATATTTTAGTAATTAGTTTTAAAGCACCAGATTTAGTTGAAGATACATTATGGCCGCAATTAAGAAAAACAGCAGTTGCTTTAAAAAATTATTTTAGAAAACAGGGTTTTGAGAAGTTTGGTTATTATTATTGGTCTGATGAAAAAGAATGTATAATTATGTTTGAATTTTTAATTTCAAAATTACCTGGTGTTGTGAAATATATTGGTCCAAAAATAACACAAGAAAAACATGTTGAAAGTTTTATAAATTCCCATAAAAAAGCTTTGGATATTCATATTGAGCATGATTATATCTGTGCTGTTGAAAAAAGAAAGGTAAGTGATATTAAACAAGCATTTAAACAAGCATTAAAAGCTAAAATTGGAATTCCAAAAGTATTTTTACCAATAATTAAAAAATCAAAATTATTATCAAAGAATTATTTAATTAAAAAAGAATATAAACAAATAGCAATAGAGTATTTTACAAGGACAATTAGATAA
- the prs gene encoding ribose-phosphate diphosphokinase gives MTNSRLVIVASPAAYFIGKKVINEINTLLETRYNEVKNENRELEKRNIEELWELNKEQRNGKKEVCLSPIEVVYFANGEFKIVEGESVRDTDAFILSQVYNPEITSLEIMRELIYIYNLNGKRKNYNSPLDIDEKTIQAFIKKEYSPAHNTIITDYILSALKNAPPRYISLIEPCLGDQRQDKRQTREGLHAKDHIRGYENAGATNKILAFQLHNQAIVGFGKEVTIDNVFPTRILLEKFKELNPNYLDEFIILAPDTGAAQETDITANKLIIDGRPRIPMGLTIKLRDPFMPNKILKTQIICNEIRDKLLIRDDMIDTAGTLCEVIKAYKKLNPNLKKVVVITTHPVFSPPALERLSNLYKEGLLHELIITDSICRTPEFYENYPFIHEVSIAGMIAKAIYNLHFGYSLKDVYSFEA, from the coding sequence ATGACAAATTCAAGATTAGTTATTGTAGCTTCACCTGCTGCTTATTTTATTGGAAAAAAAGTTATTAATGAAATAAATACCTTATTAGAAACCAGATATAACGAAGTAAAAAATGAAAATAGAGAATTAGAAAAAAGAAATATTGAAGAACTATGGGAATTAAATAAAGAACAGCGAAATGGAAAAAAAGAAGTATGTCTTTCACCAATTGAAGTAGTTTATTTTGCGAATGGAGAATTTAAGATAGTTGAAGGTGAATCAGTTAGAGATACTGATGCTTTTATTTTATCACAAGTTTATAATCCAGAAATAACTTCTTTAGAAATAATGAGAGAACTTATTTATATATATAATTTAAATGGAAAAAGAAAAAATTATAATTCTCCTTTAGATATTGACGAAAAAACAATTCAAGCATTTATCAAAAAAGAATATTCACCAGCGCATAATACTATAATTACAGATTATATTCTTTCTGCTTTAAAAAACGCACCACCAAGGTATATTAGTTTAATAGAACCCTGTTTAGGGGACCAAAGACAGGATAAAAGACAAACAAGAGAAGGATTGCATGCAAAAGACCATATACGAGGATACGAAAACGCAGGAGCAACTAATAAAATTCTTGCATTTCAATTGCATAATCAAGCAATTGTGGGATTTGGAAAAGAAGTAACAATAGATAATGTTTTCCCAACTAGAATTTTATTAGAAAAATTCAAAGAATTAAATCCTAATTACTTAGATGAATTTATTATTCTCGCCCCAGATACTGGTGCAGCGCAAGAAACAGACATAACAGCAAATAAATTAATAATAGATGGAAGACCAAGAATTCCTATGGGATTAACTATAAAATTAAGAGATCCATTCATGCCAAATAAAATACTGAAAACACAAATAATTTGCAATGAAATACGCGACAAATTATTAATAAGAGATGATATGATAGATACAGCAGGAACATTATGTGAAGTTATAAAAGCATATAAAAAATTAAATCCAAACTTAAAAAAAGTTGTAGTAATAACAACTCACCCTGTTTTTAGTCCTCCTGCTTTAGAAAGATTAAGTAATTTATATAAAGAAGGGTTATTGCATGAATTAATAATAACTGATTCTATATGCAGAACCCCAGAATTTTATGAAAATTATCCTTTTATACACGAAGTAAGTATAGCAGGTATGATAGCAAAGGCAATTTATAATCTACATTTTGGATATTCTTTGAAAGATGTATATAGTTTTGAAGCATAA